In bacterium, the DNA window GAAGGGGACCGGCGTGTCCTGCGCGTGACCCGCGACATCTCCGGGCGAAGGGCGATGGAAGCCCGCCTCGCCGCAAGCCAGACCCTCTCGACGATCGGGATGCTCGCCGGCGGGGTCGCCCACGAGTTCAACAACGTCCTCGCGGGGATCCAGGGCGCCGTCGAGCTTCTTTCGATGCACGCGGGGGGGAACCCCCAGGCCCGCCCGTACCTCGACGTGATCCGCCGGATGGCGAATCGCGCCGCGGAGTTGACCCATCAGCTCCTGGCATACTCCCGACAGGGGAAGTACACGCCCGCTTCGATCCCGCTGGCGCGCGTGCTGTCGGAGACCCTCCCGACGATACGGTCGTCCCTCCTCCCCGGGGTCGAATTCTCGGAGGAGTGCGACAACGCGCTTCCGCCGGTCCACGTGGACATCGCCCAGATGAAGCAGGTCGTGATGGGGCTCTGCCTGAACGCCGCGGAGGCGATGGCGGACGGCGGCCGGCTCTCGGTCCGCACGTATTCCGAGCCCGGGGACGGGCGCGTCGTCCTGGAAGTGTCGGACACGGGGCGCGGGATCGACGCGAAGACGATGCCCCGCATCTTCGAGCCGTTCTTCACCACGAAGGGCGTCGGCCGGGGGATGGGGCTGGCGGCGATCCGGGGGATCATCGACAACCACGGCGGCGAGATCCGGATCGCCTCCCGGGAGGGGAACGGGACGACGTGCACGGTACTGCTTCCGGTGAGCGCCGCCCCCGCGGTGGGGAAGCCGCCCTCCACGGAGGGTCCGCCGGCGGGCACCGGCAGGGTGTTGCTGGCCGACGACGAGGAAGACGTTCGCGGCGTCGTCCACGCGATGCTCGAAACCCTCGGGTACGAGGTGATCGAGGCCCGGGACGGGCGCGAGGCGGTGGAGATCTTCCGTCGCCGCGCCGCGGAGATCGACCTCGTGATCCTCGACCTCGTGATGCCCCACCTGACGGGGGAGGCGGCCCTCGGGCAGATGCGCCGGATCGCTCCGGCGGTGCCCGCGATCCTGGTCAGCGGGTACGACGAGAGCGGGCGGATCCGCGAGATCGTCGCCGCGGGGTTCGGAGGCTTCCTCCAGAAGCCGTTCCGCCGGCAGGACCTCGGGAAGAAGGTGCGCGAGCTTCTCGGTGTTGCGGACCCTTCCGCGGCGGAGTGACGGATGTCCCTTCGTCGCCTATTCCTCCTGATCCCGGCGGCCTGTTTCCTCCTCGCCTGTTCGCCCAGGTCGTACGTCGTTTCCCGGCTCGCCGATGCCGCCTCCTCCGGCGGGGATGTCTTCGCGAGGGACGACGACCCGGAACTTGTGCGTGACGCGGTCCCGTTCGCCTTGAAGGCGATGGAGTCGCTCCTGGATTCGACGCCGGACCACAAGGGGCTCCGGACCTCGCTGTGCAAGGGGTTCACCCAGTATGCCGCCGCTTTCGTGCTCCCGGATGCGGAGGAGGCGCAGGACTCCGCGGTTCGCCGGGCGGGGGTGGAACGCGCCCGGCGGCTCTTCCTCCGCGCGAAGGACCACGGGATGCGCGGCCTGTCGGTGGGGCGCGACGGATTCGCGGCCGCGCTGTCGGGGGATCCGGTCGGAGCCTCCGCGCGGATCGGTGCGGAGGACGTCCCCCTGCTGTACTGGACGGGCGCCGCGTGGAGCCTCGCCGTGTCGACTTCGTCGGACGATCCGTCCCTGCTGGCCGACCTCCCGCGGATCGAGGCGCTGATGCGAAGGGCGCTCGCGCTGGACGAGCGGTACGACAACGGCGCGATCCACGAATTTTTCGTCGCCTTCGAGGGGGGGCGCCCGGAGGCGATGGGGGGATCGGTCGAGCGGGCGCGGCGCCACATGGAGCGGGCGATGGCGCTGTCCGCGGGGAAGAAGATCTCCCCGCTGGTCACCTTCGCCGGGACGGTGTCGGTCCGGACCCAGGACCGGAAGGAGTTCCTGGAGCTCCTCGACCGCGCGCTCGCCTTCGACGCCCGGTCGGAGGCGCCGGAGTTCCGGTTGGGAAACCTCGTGTCCCAGCGGCGAGCGCGCTGGCTGAAAGGGAGGGTGGATGACCTGTTCCTCGATTAGGCGGATTGCAGGTGTGCTCTTGCTGGCGGGAGCGTGCGCGTCGGCGCCCGTGGGCGCGACGGCGGCGCCGATGGTCGTCAAGATGGCGACGCTGGCACCGGAGGGATCCTCTTGGTACCGCGTCCTCCAGGACATGGGGGAGGAGTGGAGGAAGGCGTCCGGAGGGGCGGTCACGCTGCGCATCTACCCGGGCGGCGTCGCGGGGGACGAGGACGCGATGATCCGGAAGATGCGGGTCGGCCAGATCCAGGCGGCCGCGATCACCGGGATCGGGCTCGCGTACCTCGAGCGCTCCTTCTACGCCCTGCACATCCCGATGATGTACGAATCCGACGAGGAGTTCGATTCCGTCCGGGACCGGTACGCCCCGGTCCTCGAGCGGAAGATGGAGGAGAAGGGGCTGATCGTCCTCAACTGGGGGGACGCGGGGTGGGTCCATTTCTTTTCGAAGACCCCCGTGGTCACGCCCGCGGAGGCCAAGGCCATGAAACTCTTCCAGTGGTCGGGGGACACGAACCTGCTGCAATTGTACAAGGAGACGGGGTTCCACCCCGTCCCCCTGTCGACGAACGACCTGCTTCCCAGCCTCCAGACGGGGATGGTGAACGGCTTCAGCAGCACCCCGCTGGCGGCGTTGGCCTTCCAGTGGTTCGGCCTGGCTCCCCACATGGCGGACCTGCAATACGCGCCGTTGACCGGGGCCACGGTGATCGAAAAGCGTGCGTGGGAGAAGATCCCGGCGGACCTGCGGCCGAAGCTTCTCGAGGCGTCCCGCCGGGCGGGGCTGCGGCTCCGAACCGAGATCCGCCGCCTCAACCGGGAGGCCGTCGGGGTGATGGTGAAGAACGGCCTCAAGGTCCACAAGGTGCCCCCGGACGTCCAGGCGCAGTGGAGGAAGATGATCGAGGACATTTATCCGCGGATCCGCGGGAAGATCATGCCGGCGGAGGCGTTCGACACGGTGAAGCGGTATCGCGACGAGTACCGCGCCGCGCAGCGCGGCAGGAAAAACGCGGGCCGATAGCGTTGACGCCGCCCGCCGAACTCGCGCCCGGGGGGGACCGCCCCCCCGCGACCCTCGCGGACCGCGTCGAGAACGGGATCTCGATCGCCCTGCTCGTCGGCATGGCCGTGCTGCCGATCCTCGAGATCATCGGACGCCGCGTCTGGAGAACCGGCGTCCCCGGCTCGGGAGCTCTCGTCCAGCACGCGACCCTGTGGATCGGCCTGCTCGGCGGCGCGATCGCCGCGCGGGACGACCGGCTCCTGTCGATCGGGCATCTCGCGGACCGGTTCCCGGAGCCGTACCGGGGGGGCTTGTCCGCCTTCGTCGCGGCGGTTTCCGCCGCGATCTCCCTCCTGCTCGCGGGTTCGGGTCTCCAGCTGGTCCGGGCGGAGTGGGCGGACACCCATTACATCGTCCCGTTCCTCCCCCTGTGGGTCGCGGAAGGCGTGATCCCGGCGGGGTTCGCGCTCATCGCGTGGCGCCTCGTCCGGCGCGCGCACGGGGGCGTGTGGACGCGGGCGGCCGGCGCGGCCGGCGCGGTCGCCGGCGTGGCGTTCGTCTCCTCGGGGCTGATCCTCAACGATGCGCCGTTCCTGGCGGCGGTCGCCACCCTCCTCCTCGCGGTGATCCTCGGCGCGCCGCTCTTCGTCGCCCTCGGAGGCCTCGCGGTCCTCTTTTTCCGCCATGAGGACGTTCCCATCGCGGCCATCTCCGCGGAGATCTATCGCATCGTGACGTCTCCCACGCTCCCCACCATCCCGCTGTTCGGCTTCGCGGGGTACGTCCTCACGGTGGGAAACGTCTCCGGGAGGCTGGTGCGCTTCTTCCGCGCGATCGTCGGCTGGATGCCCGGCGGCATCGCCGTGGTCACGGTGCTGGTGTGCACCTTCTTCACGACGTTCACCGGCGCCTCCGGGGTCACGATCGTGGCGCTGGGCGGGATCCTGCTGCCCGCGCTCCTCGTGGAGCGGTACCCGGAGCGGTTCTCCCTCGGGCTTCTCACCTCGTCCGGCTCCCTCGGGCTCCTGTTCCCTCCCTGCCTGCCGGTGATCCTGTACGGAGTCGTGGCGGGGATCGCGGTGGACAAGATGTTCCTCGGCGGGTTCCTCCCCGGGGTCCTCCTTTCCCTGATCATGGCGGGCTGGGCCGTCCGGGGAGGGGTGCGAGCGGGGGCGCGGCGGACGCCGTTCTCATGGAAGGAGCTGGGCGCCGCGGCGTGGGAGGCGAAGTGGGACCTGCTCCTGCCCGTGATCGTGCTGGTGGGGATTTTCGGGGGGGTCGCGACGGCCGTCGAGGCGGCGGCGTTGACGGTCCTCTACGCCATCGCCACCGAGGTGTTCGTGCACCGCGACGCGGGGCCCCGGCGGCTCCTGTCGGAAGCGGGGACCGAAACCTCCCGGCTCGTCGGGGGGTTCCTCCTCCTCCTCGCGGCGGCCACGGGCCTTACGGGGTACATGGTCGATGCCGGGGTCCCCCAGGCCATCTTCGAATGGGTCCGCTCGACGATCGACTCCCGGTTCACCTTCCTCCTCATCCTGAACCTGTTCCTGCTCCTCGTCGGCGCCTTCATGCACATCTTCTCGGCGATCGTGATCGTGGTCCCGATCATCGCCCCGCTCGCCTCGGCGTTCGGCGTGCACCCCGTCCACCTCGGGATCATCTTCCTCGCGAACCTCGAGCTCGGGTTCCTGATGCCTCCCGTGGGGATGAACCTCTTCATGTCCGCGTACCGGTTCGACAAGCCGTTCGGCGAGGTGTGCCGCGCGGTCCTCCCCTTCCTGCTCCTGCTCCTGGGAGGCGTCCTCGCCATCACCTACATCCCCTGGCTCACCACGGCGCTGCTGCCTTAGCCTGCCTCTGAATCAACCGCTTCGCGGCGATCAGCGCTTTCCGCCGAGGATGGAGCCCAGCACCCCCCGGATGATCTGCCGGCCGATCTGGCTGCCGATCGCGTGGGCCGCGCTTTTCGCCATCGCCCCGATCAGGTCCCCGGCCTGGGACCGCGCCTCCGGGGCGCGCCGGCCGCCCGCCCCGCCCGGCGCCGTCCCGCCCGCGCTTTCCTCCGGCTGCCGCTGCGCCGCCTTCTCCTTCAGCTTCTCGTAGGCGGACTCCCGGTCGACCGTCCGCTCGTAATGGTCCTGGAGCACCGAATCGCGGACGACCTGCGCCCGCTCCTCCGGGGAGAGGGGGGTCAGCCTGCTCCGGGGCGGCAGGACGAAGGCGCGCTCGACCACGGTCGGCGTCCCCTTCGCGTCCAGCACGGAGACGAGCGCCTCCCCGACGCCGAGCTCGGTGATCGCCTTCACGACATCGAGCTTCGGGTTCGCCCGGAACGTCTCGGCGGCCGCCTTGACCGCCTTCTGGTCATTGGGAGAGAAAGCGCGCAAGGCGTGCTGCACCCGGTTTCCCAACTGGCCGAGGACCCGCTCGGGGATGTCCGTCGGATTCTGGGTGACGAAATACACCCCCACTCCCTTCGAGCGGATGAGCCGCACCACCTGCTCGATCTTTTCGAGGAGCACCTTCGGCGCGTCCGTGAACAGGAGGTGCGCCTCGTCGAAGAAGAATACGAGGCCGGGCTTCTCCGGATCCCCCGCCTCGGGGAGCTGCTCGAACAGCTCGGAGAGGAGGTAGAGCAGGAACGTGGAGTAGAGCCTCGGGGAGGTCATGAGCCGGGAGGCGGCCAGGATGTTGATCGTCCCGCGGCCGGCCGGATCGGTCTGGAGGAGGTCCTGGAGATCGAGCGCGGGCTCGCCGAAGAACCGGTCCGCCCCCTGTTCCTCCAGCGCGATCAGCCCCCGCTGGATCGCCCCGACGCTCGCGGCGGCGATGTTGCCGTACGAGGTCCGGAACTGCCCGGCGTTGTCCCCGACGAACTGCGTCATCGACCGGAGGTCCTTGAGGTCCAGCAGGAGAAGGCCGTTGTCGTCGGCGATCTTGAAGACGAGGGTCAGCACGCCGGACTGGATCTCGTTCAGGTTGAGGATCCTCCCGAAGAGGAGCGGTCCCATCTCCGAGACGGTGGCCCGCACGGGGTGCCCCTCCTCCCCGAAGAGGTCCCAGAAGACGACGGGATACCCCTCGTATCCGAACCCGTCCGGCTTGAGCTGCGCCGCCCGCTCGGAGACTTTCGGGTTGTCGCCCCCCGCTTTCCCCATCCCGGAGAGGTCCCCCTTCACGTCCGCAAGGAAGACCGGGACGCCGATCCCGCTGAACCGCTCCGCCAGCACCCGCAGCGTGACGGTCTTGCCGGTCCCCGTGGCTCCGGCGATCAGGCCGTGCCGGTTGGCCATGCCGGGGAGCAGCGCGATTTCCTTCTTTCCCTTTGCGATCGGGAGCGGCGCCGGTGCGAGCGTCATCTGTCGACCTCCTGGCGTGTTGCGGAGCGTCCTGCGGATCACGCCATATTACATCACAAGGGACGAATCGATTTTCCGCGATCTCGCCGGCTTCGTGGTATAGTGTCCGGATACCAGGTACGGTGTCCGATAGTTCACCCGACCATTTCAAGGAGACGAAGATGCTGAAGAAGGAGGATTGCGTCCTCTACAGCGGCGGTGCCGTCGGCGCCGAGGCGGAGTTCGGCGCGCAGGCGGAGCGGTACGGGATCGAGGAGATCAATTTCACGTACGAAGGCCGCGAGATCGCCCGTTCCCGCGGCGTCCGCGTCCTCTCCCGGGAGGAGCTGGCCCGGGGGGACGTGAGCCTGGCCTACGTGTCGCGCCTCCTGAACCGGAGCTACACCGACGCCCCCACGATCCGGAAAGTCCTGCAGACGATCTGGTACCAGGTCAACTCCGGCCACGAGATCTACGTGATCGGCGCGGTCCTCCCCGACGGGACGGTCAAGGGCGGCACCGGGTGGGGAGCCGAGTTCGCCAAGCTGTGCAACAAGCCGATCTTCGTCTTCGACCAGGCGAGGAACGCCTGGCTCACCTGGAAGGACGACCGGTGGGTCGGACCGGCGGGCGGGCAGGAGATCCGCATCGGCGCTCCCTGCTTCGCCGGGACGGGAACCCGCTTCCTCGAAGAGAACGGCCGGAAAGCGATCCGGGAGCTCTTTGCGCGCTCCTTCGCGTAACGCCCATCCATGAAGCCGACCACCGCCGACATCCGCAACGTCGCGATCATCGCCCACGTCGACCACGGGAAGACCACCCTGGTCGACGCGATGCTGCGGCAGAGCGGGATCTTCAGCGCCCACGCGGCCGTCGTCGACCGGGTGATGGACTCCCTCGACCTCGAGCGGGAGAAGGGGATCACGATCATGGCGAAGAACACCGCCGTGATCTACAAGGGCGTCAAGATCAACATCGTGGATACCCCCGGCCACGCCGACTTCGGCGGCGAGGTGGAGCGGACGCTGAAGATGGTCGACGCGGTGCTGCTGCTCGTGGACGCCTCCGAGGGTCCCCTTCCGCAGACCCGCTTCGTGCTGAAGAAAGCCCTCGAGCGGGAGCTCCCCGTCATCCTCGTCATCAACAAGATCGACCGGCCCGACGCGCGGATCGACGAGGTGATCGACGAGGTCTACGACCTCTTCATCGACCTCGACGCCACGGAAGACCAGCTCGATTTCCCGGTCATGATGACGAACGCCCGGGCGGGCACGGCGGCCGTCCGCGGGGAAGCGGCGGGACGGAGCCTGCAACCCCTCTTCGACGCGATCCTCTCCCACGTGCCGCCCCCCACCGGCGACCCGTCGGCCGTCCTCCAGTTCCTGGTGACGAACCTCGAGTACAGCGACTACGTCGGACGGCTTGCCGTCGGGCGGGTCTTCGAGGGGACGCTGCGCGCCGGGGAGATCGTCTCCCTTTGCGGGATCGGCGGGGAGGTGAGGAAGATCAAGGTGACGCTGCTCTACGGGTACGAGGGATTGAGCCGAACGGAGATCGCCGAGGCGACCGCGGGGGACATCGTCGCGATCGCGGGGATGGAGGACGTGACGATCGGGGACACGATCTCCGACGCGGAAGACCCGAAGCCCCTCCCCCGCATCGCCGTGGACGAGCCGACGGTGTCGATGGTCTTCTCGATCAACACCTCGCCGTTCGCCGGGAGGGACGGGAAGTACGTCACCTCTCGACAGGTGCGCGCCCGGCTCGAGAAGGAGCTGCTCGGCAACGTCGCGCTCCGGATCGACTTTTCCGGGACCGACTACTTCACGGTGATGGGACGCGGGGAGCTGCAGCTGGTGATCCTCATCGA includes these proteins:
- a CDS encoding ATP-binding protein — its product is MSKAVPFPGGSPKGAGLPSRDVPISAVPRIARICALGMAFDELLGEVCREILALSGADNGCLFLSPRDERSETFSPAAELGTLSDVAVVYRPGPAFDRLLERMRTEGRIQADDLSLLPASDPLKRLLDPVPVRSALLTPLRFGTRLLGFVALHVSGEPKPWRVEVLSAMDMVAAILSAALERRRAEDSLRASEARYRFLTEHSPDLITLHDATGRILYASPASFPMLGVRPELMSGSPLEGFLHPDDAGKVVGEIRRTAGGEKPDASLPYRMRSADGRFVDVESSSTPFPGGPEGDRRVLRVTRDISGRRAMEARLAASQTLSTIGMLAGGVAHEFNNVLAGIQGAVELLSMHAGGNPQARPYLDVIRRMANRAAELTHQLLAYSRQGKYTPASIPLARVLSETLPTIRSSLLPGVEFSEECDNALPPVHVDIAQMKQVVMGLCLNAAEAMADGGRLSVRTYSEPGDGRVVLEVSDTGRGIDAKTMPRIFEPFFTTKGVGRGMGLAAIRGIIDNHGGEIRIASREGNGTTCTVLLPVSAAPAVGKPPSTEGPPAGTGRVLLADDEEDVRGVVHAMLETLGYEVIEARDGREAVEIFRRRAAEIDLVILDLVMPHLTGEAALGQMRRIAPAVPAILVSGYDESGRIREIVAAGFGGFLQKPFRRQDLGKKVRELLGVADPSAAE
- a CDS encoding TRAP transporter TatT component family protein codes for the protein MSLRRLFLLIPAACFLLACSPRSYVVSRLADAASSGGDVFARDDDPELVRDAVPFALKAMESLLDSTPDHKGLRTSLCKGFTQYAAAFVLPDAEEAQDSAVRRAGVERARRLFLRAKDHGMRGLSVGRDGFAAALSGDPVGASARIGAEDVPLLYWTGAAWSLAVSTSSDDPSLLADLPRIEALMRRALALDERYDNGAIHEFFVAFEGGRPEAMGGSVERARRHMERAMALSAGKKISPLVTFAGTVSVRTQDRKEFLELLDRALAFDARSEAPEFRLGNLVSQRRARWLKGRVDDLFLD
- the dctP gene encoding TRAP transporter substrate-binding protein DctP; its protein translation is MLLLAGACASAPVGATAAPMVVKMATLAPEGSSWYRVLQDMGEEWRKASGGAVTLRIYPGGVAGDEDAMIRKMRVGQIQAAAITGIGLAYLERSFYALHIPMMYESDEEFDSVRDRYAPVLERKMEEKGLIVLNWGDAGWVHFFSKTPVVTPAEAKAMKLFQWSGDTNLLQLYKETGFHPVPLSTNDLLPSLQTGMVNGFSSTPLAALAFQWFGLAPHMADLQYAPLTGATVIEKRAWEKIPADLRPKLLEASRRAGLRLRTEIRRLNREAVGVMVKNGLKVHKVPPDVQAQWRKMIEDIYPRIRGKIMPAEAFDTVKRYRDEYRAAQRGRKNAGR
- a CDS encoding TRAP transporter large permease subunit; protein product: MTPPAELAPGGDRPPATLADRVENGISIALLVGMAVLPILEIIGRRVWRTGVPGSGALVQHATLWIGLLGGAIAARDDRLLSIGHLADRFPEPYRGGLSAFVAAVSAAISLLLAGSGLQLVRAEWADTHYIVPFLPLWVAEGVIPAGFALIAWRLVRRAHGGVWTRAAGAAGAVAGVAFVSSGLILNDAPFLAAVATLLLAVILGAPLFVALGGLAVLFFRHEDVPIAAISAEIYRIVTSPTLPTIPLFGFAGYVLTVGNVSGRLVRFFRAIVGWMPGGIAVVTVLVCTFFTTFTGASGVTIVALGGILLPALLVERYPERFSLGLLTSSGSLGLLFPPCLPVILYGVVAGIAVDKMFLGGFLPGVLLSLIMAGWAVRGGVRAGARRTPFSWKELGAAAWEAKWDLLLPVIVLVGIFGGVATAVEAAALTVLYAIATEVFVHRDAGPRRLLSEAGTETSRLVGGFLLLLAAATGLTGYMVDAGVPQAIFEWVRSTIDSRFTFLLILNLFLLLVGAFMHIFSAIVIVVPIIAPLASAFGVHPVHLGIIFLANLELGFLMPPVGMNLFMSAYRFDKPFGEVCRAVLPFLLLLLGGVLAITYIPWLTTALLP
- a CDS encoding helicase HerA-like domain-containing protein, with the protein product MTLAPAPLPIAKGKKEIALLPGMANRHGLIAGATGTGKTVTLRVLAERFSGIGVPVFLADVKGDLSGMGKAGGDNPKVSERAAQLKPDGFGYEGYPVVFWDLFGEEGHPVRATVSEMGPLLFGRILNLNEIQSGVLTLVFKIADDNGLLLLDLKDLRSMTQFVGDNAGQFRTSYGNIAAASVGAIQRGLIALEEQGADRFFGEPALDLQDLLQTDPAGRGTINILAASRLMTSPRLYSTFLLYLLSELFEQLPEAGDPEKPGLVFFFDEAHLLFTDAPKVLLEKIEQVVRLIRSKGVGVYFVTQNPTDIPERVLGQLGNRVQHALRAFSPNDQKAVKAAAETFRANPKLDVVKAITELGVGEALVSVLDAKGTPTVVERAFVLPPRSRLTPLSPEERAQVVRDSVLQDHYERTVDRESAYEKLKEKAAQRQPEESAGGTAPGGAGGRRAPEARSQAGDLIGAMAKSAAHAIGSQIGRQIIRGVLGSILGGKR
- the typA gene encoding translational GTPase TypA — protein: MKPTTADIRNVAIIAHVDHGKTTLVDAMLRQSGIFSAHAAVVDRVMDSLDLEREKGITIMAKNTAVIYKGVKINIVDTPGHADFGGEVERTLKMVDAVLLLVDASEGPLPQTRFVLKKALERELPVILVINKIDRPDARIDEVIDEVYDLFIDLDATEDQLDFPVMMTNARAGTAAVRGEAAGRSLQPLFDAILSHVPPPTGDPSAVLQFLVTNLEYSDYVGRLAVGRVFEGTLRAGEIVSLCGIGGEVRKIKVTLLYGYEGLSRTEIAEATAGDIVAIAGMEDVTIGDTISDAEDPKPLPRIAVDEPTVSMVFSINTSPFAGRDGKYVTSRQVRARLEKELLGNVALRIDFSGTDYFTVMGRGELQLVILIEMMRREGFELSVSRPEVVTKTEGGAVLEPVEALFVDIPDAYLGAVTQALGIRRAKMTKMINPGQGRVRIEYRIPSRGLIGFRSEYLTLTRGTGLLNHLFDGYDPWQGPIPERINGALVSDRVGRTTAYAIFHLQSRGTFFIGEGEQVYEGMIVGENTRPVDMDINITKEKKLTNIRAAGTDEALRLVPHRILSLESALEFINEDEVVEITPTSIRMRKKILDAGKRPRRKE